From Populus trichocarpa isolate Nisqually-1 chromosome 19, P.trichocarpa_v4.1, whole genome shotgun sequence, a single genomic window includes:
- the LOC18108544 gene encoding 60S ribosomal protein L5 codes for MAFAKAQKSRAYFKRYQVKFKRRRAGKTDYRARIRLINQDKNKYNTPKYRFVVRFTNKDIIAQIASASIAGDIVLASAYAHELPRYGLEAGLTNYAAAYCTGLLLARRVLKMLEMDDEYEGNVEATGEDFSVEPADSRRPFRALLDVGLLRTTTGNRVFGALKGALDGGLDIPHSDKRFAGFAKDNKQLDAEVHRKYIYGGHVAAYMRTLMEDEPEKYQSHFSEYLKRGIDADGMEALYKKVHAAIRADPTAKKSEKQPPKEHKRYNLKKLTYEERKAKLVERLNALNSAADDEDDE; via the exons ATG GCCTTTGCCAAGGCGCAGAAAAGCAGGGCTTACTTCAAGAGGTATCAAGTCAAGTTTAAGAGAAGGCGAG CCGGGAAGACTGACTACAGGGCTAGGATTCGCCTGATTAATCAGGACAAGAACAAGTACAATACGCCTAAGTACCGATTCGTTGTCCGATTT ACCAACAAGGACATTATTGCACAAATAGCATCTGCAAGCATTGCTGGAGATATAGTCCTTGCTTCTGCTTATGCTCATGAGCTTCCTCGATATGGGCTTGAAGCTGGTCTTACAAACTATGCAGCAG CTTACTGCACTGGACTTCTCTTGGCTCGTCGTGTATTGAAAATGCTTGAGATGGATGATGAATATGAAGGAAATGTGGAG GCTACTGGAGAGGATTTCTCTGTTGAACCAGCTGATAGCAGGAGGCCATTCCGTGCCCTACTTGATGTTGGTCTGCTCAGAACCACTACTGGAAACCGTGTGTTTGGTGCCCTCAAG GGAGCTTTAGATGGTGGTTTAGATATTCCCCACAGTGACAAGAGGTTTGCTGGCTTTGCAAAGGACAATAAGCAGCTTGATGCTGAAGTTCACCGCAAATATATTTATGGAGGCCATGTTGCTGCATACATGAGG ACATTGATGGAGGATGAACCTGAGAAATACCAATCCCACTTTAGTGAGTACCTCAAGAGAGGAATTGATGCTGATGGTATGGAGGCATTGTACAAGAAGGTTCATGCTGCCATTCGCGCTGATCCAACTGCAAAGAAATCAGAGAAGCAGCCACCCAAGGAGCACAAGAG GTACAACTTGAAGAAGCTAACCTATGAGGAAAGGAAAGCCAAGTTGGTTGAGCGATTGAATGCTCTCAACTCAGCCGCTgacgatgaagatgatgagtgA
- the LOC18108545 gene encoding uncharacterized protein LOC18108545 isoform X1, producing MLQSSELQLFQTFNGLQHIAKTHRFKAWFLDQFGVLHDGKQPYPGAISTLQKLATTGAKMVIISNSSRRASTTMEKMKSLGFDTSLFLGAITSGELTHQYLQRRDDGWFAALGKSCIHMTWKGRGAISLEGLGLQVVDKVEEAEFVLAHGTEALGLSSGASCPMTLEELEKVLERCAAKQIPMVVANPDFVTVEARDLRVMPGTLAAKYEKLGGEVKWMGKPDKIIYKSAMELAGVDAFDSIAVGDSLHHDIKGANAVGIWSAFITGGIHATELGVNSFGEEAALSSVQALASKYDAYPSFVLPSFTW from the exons ATGCTACAGTCCTCTGAACTACAGCTTTTCCAGACCTTTAATGGCCTCCAACACATTGCTAAAACCCATCGGTTCAAG GCAtggtttttagatcaatttGGAGTACTTCATGATGGAAAACAACCTTATCCTGGTGCAATTTCAACAT TGCAAAAGCTAGCTACTACCGGTGCCAAAATGGTGATTATAAGTAATTCTTCGCGGCGTGCATCTACAACAATGGAGAAAATGAAGAGTCTTGGATTTGATACTTCTTTATTTCTCGGAGCCATTACCAGTGGAGAATTAACACATCAATATTTGCAGAG GAGAGATGATGGTTGGTTTGCAGCATTAGGAAAATCTTGCATTCACATGACTTGGAAGGGCAGAGGTGCCATATCTCTTGAG GGCTTAGGCTTACAAGTTGTTGACAAGGTTGAAGAAGCTGAGTTTGTTTTGGCTCATGGCACTGAAGCATTGGGGCTGTCTTCTGGTGCTTCTTGCCCTATGACTCTTGAGGAGCTTGAGAAAGTATTGGAGCGCTGTGCTGCTAAACAAATTCCTATGGTAGTAGCCAATCCAGACTTTGTAACTGTTGAAGCTAGAGACTTGCGAGTCATGCCTG GTACATTGGCTGCCAAGTATGAGAAGCTTGGTGGTGAAGTGAAATGGATGGGCAAGCCAGATAAG ATAATCTATAAATCTGCTATGGAATTGGCTGGTGTTGATGCTTTTGATTCTATAGCTGTGGGTGATTCTCTTCACCATGATATCAAAGGTGCAAATGCTGTTGGGATCTGGTCAGCATTTATAACCGGTGGGATTCATGCAACTGAACTTGGAGTCAATAGTTTTGGAGAAGAAGCAGCTTTATCTTCTGTGCAGGCCCTTGCATCCAAATATGATGCATACCCATCATTTGTTTTACCATCATTTACATGGTAG
- the LOC18108545 gene encoding uncharacterized protein LOC18108545 isoform X2, with protein MMENNLILVQFQHWFLFHVLVAVQKLATTGAKMVIISNSSRRASTTMEKMKSLGFDTSLFLGAITSGELTHQYLQRRDDGWFAALGKSCIHMTWKGRGAISLEGLGLQVVDKVEEAEFVLAHGTEALGLSSGASCPMTLEELEKVLERCAAKQIPMVVANPDFVTVEARDLRVMPGTLAAKYEKLGGEVKWMGKPDKIIYKSAMELAGVDAFDSIAVGDSLHHDIKGANAVGIWSAFITGGIHATELGVNSFGEEAALSSVQALASKYDAYPSFVLPSFTW; from the exons ATGATGGAAAACAACCTTATCCTGGTGCAATTTCAACAT TGGTTTCTATTTCATGTATTGGTGGCAGTGCAAAAGCTAGCTACTACCGGTGCCAAAATGGTGATTATAAGTAATTCTTCGCGGCGTGCATCTACAACAATGGAGAAAATGAAGAGTCTTGGATTTGATACTTCTTTATTTCTCGGAGCCATTACCAGTGGAGAATTAACACATCAATATTTGCAGAG GAGAGATGATGGTTGGTTTGCAGCATTAGGAAAATCTTGCATTCACATGACTTGGAAGGGCAGAGGTGCCATATCTCTTGAG GGCTTAGGCTTACAAGTTGTTGACAAGGTTGAAGAAGCTGAGTTTGTTTTGGCTCATGGCACTGAAGCATTGGGGCTGTCTTCTGGTGCTTCTTGCCCTATGACTCTTGAGGAGCTTGAGAAAGTATTGGAGCGCTGTGCTGCTAAACAAATTCCTATGGTAGTAGCCAATCCAGACTTTGTAACTGTTGAAGCTAGAGACTTGCGAGTCATGCCTG GTACATTGGCTGCCAAGTATGAGAAGCTTGGTGGTGAAGTGAAATGGATGGGCAAGCCAGATAAG ATAATCTATAAATCTGCTATGGAATTGGCTGGTGTTGATGCTTTTGATTCTATAGCTGTGGGTGATTCTCTTCACCATGATATCAAAGGTGCAAATGCTGTTGGGATCTGGTCAGCATTTATAACCGGTGGGATTCATGCAACTGAACTTGGAGTCAATAGTTTTGGAGAAGAAGCAGCTTTATCTTCTGTGCAGGCCCTTGCATCCAAATATGATGCATACCCATCATTTGTTTTACCATCATTTACATGGTAG